The DNA segment GATTGGGGGACCTGTACGGGTGACGGAGCCTGTGTTGACGCATGTCCTTTCAATGCCCGGTTTGTTGATCCTGTGGAGCAGAAGGCGGATAGTTGTGATTTCTGCCTGAGCCTGCTTTCCAAAGGCTCTCTTCCGGCATGTGTCACCTCCTGTCCGGCCAGTGCCAGACTCTTCGGTGATATCAAAAATCCCGAGGGAGAGTTTGCCAAGGCTCTTCGGATAGCTCGACTTTCTTCGGATTTTACCACAACCAATATGAATTATCTTGATAAGCAGGATGGACGGATTCAGTCATGAAGAAAAAGAATACAAAGAGCGATCATATAAACAGGCGTTCGTTTCTGACGGATATAGTGGGCGGCGGTGTGGCTCATGCCGCTGGTGTTCCCACTTCGGGGCATGGGCAGGCCGGAGCCATGACGGATAACGATGTCACGGTCGTTCCATCGGTCTGCCTGGCCTGCAATGCCAGGTGTGGTGTCCTGGGGGCTGTACGCGAAGGCTCGATGGTGAACATCTCGGGCAACCCGTATCACCCGTACAATATGCAGTTCAATGAGTTGCCTTACGAAACTCCGGCCAAGGAATCCCTTGATGTCGAGTGTCCCCTGTGTAGCAAAGGATTGGACAGTATCAATCACACCTATAGCCCTTACCGCCTCGTCAAGCCTCTCAAGCGAAGCGGACCTCGCGGGTCAGGGCAGTTCGAACCCATCGAATGGGAAACACTGGTGGCAGAGATTGCCGATGGTGGGAGGCTTTTTGCTCATCTTGGTGAGGATCGTGACATTGAAGGGCTTGGGGCTCTTGACTCGGACGACCCCATCAATGCGAATGATCCTTCCCTTGGTCCGAAGCGCAATGCGTTGACTTTCATTACCGGTCGCCTGCAAAAAGGACGAGGGGATTTCATTGATCGCTTTGTCAAAAAAAGCATGGGGTCATTGAATCGCATTGGACATACAGATATTTGCGGGCTCGGTTTTCGGATGGGCAACTGGGCCATGACCGAGAAAAAGGGCGTGGAGTTGAAGGCTGATCCCAGGACTGCGGATTATATATTGGTGTTCGGAGCCAATATCTATGGAGCCCTGCAACCCGGCGTGAACACGTATGGTGCCATTGTGGCCAAGCGGCAGGCGGATGGGGAGTTGTCCTTTTCCGTGGCGGACCCGAGAGCAACCATGGCGTCGGCTCACGCTTCGGTATGGCTTCCGGTCAAGCCCGGACATGACGGCGCACTGGCCATGGGGATTGCCCGGTGGATCGTGGACAATGAACGGTACAACAAGGATTTTCTCACTGCACCGAATCTGAAGGTCGCACGCGACAGGGGGTTTGCGGCATACTCCAATGCCTGTCATCTTGTCATTACCCAGGCCGGTCATCCTCGAGAAGGGAAGTTTCTGCGGCTCAAGGATGTTGACCCCTCAAGAGGCGGCAAGACCGGGGAGGAGTTGATGGTCTTTCCGGCCAGTGGAACAGGCGAGGCTGTGCGGGCTGAACGAGCCTCTTCGGCTGCATTGTCGGGAACGGGTAAAGTGACGGATTATTTCGGTGTCACAACACAGGTTACGACGGCATTCTCGTTGTTCATGGCATCTCTTGATGAATATTCTTTGGGCGAATATGCTGATTTTGCCGGTGTCCCGGTGGAAAAGATCGTGAGTGTGGCCAAGGATTTCACTTCCCATGGGACTCGTGTGGGAGTGACTCAGTATCATGGCGCAGGAAATTACGTGGATGGTTCCTACGCAGCGTATGCCATTGCCATTTTGCCCTTGCTTGTGGGCAGTGTTGATATGCGTGGCGGATATATGAAAAGTGGTGGAGGGCTCGGTTCTCCCAGCAAAGGCCTTTACAATATCGCGCACTTTGAGGGTGAGCATAAGCCTTCGGGAGCGCGTATTTCCCGCGAAAAATCCCATTATGAAAAGACAACGGAATTCCGGGAAAAGAAAGCGGAGACAGGATCGGGCTATCCTTCAAAACGTCCATGGTTTCCGTTTTCCAAGGGCGGGCTTTCCTGCGAAGCTCTCAGTGGAATCGATCAGCAATATCCTTATCAGTGCAAGGTGCTTTTCACCTACCTGTTCAACGGAGTGTATTCCATCCCAGGTGGATATCGTTTCAAGGAAACGCTGAAGGATACGGAGAAGCTCCCGCTTTTCGTGTCCATTGATACGGCTGTCAACGAGACGAATATTTATGCCGATTATATCGTGCCTGACCTGTGTTATCCCGAGGGGCACTACGGGTGGCAGAACCCCCACGCGCCGAGCAGTCGATTTACGGGATTACGGATTCCGATCATTGAACCTCTTGTCGGCGCGACTGATGACGGCCGGCCTTTCTGTACCGAAACACTGCTCATTGATCTTGCTGAACGGCTCGGTCTTCCCGGCTTTGGCAAGCATGCCATTCCCGGTGCCGATGGCCGGAAATATCCTTTGAAGAAGGGAGAGGATTTCTATCTCCGGGCGTATGCGAATATAGTCCACAACGCAAAAGTACCCATGGC comes from the Pseudodesulfovibrio piezophilus C1TLV30 genome and includes:
- a CDS encoding molybdopterin-dependent oxidoreductase, yielding MKKKNTKSDHINRRSFLTDIVGGGVAHAAGVPTSGHGQAGAMTDNDVTVVPSVCLACNARCGVLGAVREGSMVNISGNPYHPYNMQFNELPYETPAKESLDVECPLCSKGLDSINHTYSPYRLVKPLKRSGPRGSGQFEPIEWETLVAEIADGGRLFAHLGEDRDIEGLGALDSDDPINANDPSLGPKRNALTFITGRLQKGRGDFIDRFVKKSMGSLNRIGHTDICGLGFRMGNWAMTEKKGVELKADPRTADYILVFGANIYGALQPGVNTYGAIVAKRQADGELSFSVADPRATMASAHASVWLPVKPGHDGALAMGIARWIVDNERYNKDFLTAPNLKVARDRGFAAYSNACHLVITQAGHPREGKFLRLKDVDPSRGGKTGEELMVFPASGTGEAVRAERASSAALSGTGKVTDYFGVTTQVTTAFSLFMASLDEYSLGEYADFAGVPVEKIVSVAKDFTSHGTRVGVTQYHGAGNYVDGSYAAYAIAILPLLVGSVDMRGGYMKSGGGLGSPSKGLYNIAHFEGEHKPSGARISREKSHYEKTTEFREKKAETGSGYPSKRPWFPFSKGGLSCEALSGIDQQYPYQCKVLFTYLFNGVYSIPGGYRFKETLKDTEKLPLFVSIDTAVNETNIYADYIVPDLCYPEGHYGWQNPHAPSSRFTGLRIPIIEPLVGATDDGRPFCTETLLIDLAERLGLPGFGKHAIPGADGRKYPLKKGEDFYLRAYANIVHNAKVPMASAEDIERVNSGFPVARHKDVLTADQWNQLCYALVRGGVFQPYEQSFDKECFKHGYGRYALYNEDLAATVNTMTGKRFSGIPAFVRPSFSDGRLMDNIDTAYPYTVITYKMSEHTQSRSLWNSFGMQLAPTNYVEMNADDAKQAGLEEGETVRLISPSNTDGITGEIHVTKLIRPGCVGVSFHFGHTQFGGSALAITGAETAFLGGSQVASDTGLYANPAFLRGLNFNDVGRLDENLANTPMVDSLGGFPDFSSTKVRIVKENAKA